In the genome of Odontesthes bonariensis isolate fOdoBon6 chromosome 20, fOdoBon6.hap1, whole genome shotgun sequence, the window ACAGATAAGCTGGCACATAAAACACACGGGTGTTTTCCACAGTTAGACTTTATCTGGACATGTCACAGATGCATGTTTTCTGtcctgatttatttttatttttttgtaaatcaaTCAAAAAGAATGtaaattgtttttttcctgGGAAACCACCTCTGTATTTGTATGCTTTGTTGCTGCTAGCCTGGGCCTGTCTTGCCTGACTAGTTTACTGTTGTGACGATCCTCGGTGCCGTTCAGCTGCCTCTGCGGTGAGTCTCTCGTCTCGTATTCGGCCTCCAGCTCCACCATCTTTGTTTGCAGTTGAGGACGGCAGTCTCCGTGCCGCACTCTGAGATCTGCTGCGAGCTGGGGGGGCCGCCGCAACTACAACCTGCAGCAGACTGGGCTCCGGTTCATGTGGCCGTACGCCAAATTCAGAGGCTTCAGAGCAGAACGAGAACGTCGTAAAATCTGTCCGTTGAGATAGCCAGTTACATCACCAGCTGCAGTCCGAGACTGGAGTGTGGCTCAGTCCCCGGAGAGGCGATCGGTGATATTGTCCAGTCATTGATTTGTCACAAAGTGCTTTGCAGTTAGAATATTCGCCGCTTGTCACTCTGTAGGTTATTATTTAACAATCGGTTTTACTCATCCTGCAGTGACgaaaaggaggaagaagagtATGACAAGGAGGAGGTAGGAGAGGATGGAGAGATTATTCTGGTTAGTGGAGACAAGGTGTCTGGTCCCTGGAACAAgtctggtggtggtggtggtggtggtggtggtgctgcTCCTCCCCCTGCTGCACCCGTGGGTGAGTTACATACCAAATACACTATTTATGTTTTAGGTGAATATGCCCTTCTTTAAATGTTCTTGTGGGATTCAGATTGTTGTGCTTGTAGAGATGATGGGaatgatgtaaatgtattttatttatacagccctttacagacaatcattacgatgtaccaaagtgctttacagcaggtaataaataaagagaataataagtaaaaacaaataaaaaaaacaaaacaataaaagaacagtgaaagcaataaaatataacaaaataagataagtgtcatcatactactgggtattaaaagccatcctaaataagtaggtttttagcctagatttgaagaatGATGGATTTTCTCTTGCCgcagaggaagaagaggtgCCTGAGGCGAAGCCTGCTGGTGTGTATCGCCCTCCGGGGGCTCGACTCACCACCACCAAACGAACCGTCAACCAGGGCCCTCCGGAGATATTCAACGACGCACAGTTCCCCTCTTTACTAGCCTCTGCCAAGCATGTCGAGACACGCAAGTAGGTTGGGCTCCAGTGACGATGTCGCCCGACACGTGCGAAGGTTTCGTCGAAGCCTGACTggtgtgttttgtgtttcagAGATCGAGAAATGGAGAAAACATTTGAGGTTGTGAAACACAGGAACCGCGGTAGAGAGGAGTCCGGCGGCGCTTCTATGCAGCAGTTGCAGCTCGACAACCAGTACGCCATCCTGGGGGACAAGTAGACCCGCTGCCCTCCGTCCCCTGGCCCCTCCAGCACAGTCCACTCAGCCCCTTAAAGGAAGCTGACCTCCAGCTGTGTGGACTGCAGCCCTTAAAGAGCTCCTGCCACCATCCCCACACTggtcactcacacacaaacacacacacacacacacacacacacacacacacacagaaccccTGCAGTGACACTCCCGTTAAATAACACACTTGATACATCTGGTGGGCAGAACTGAAGGACTGCATCTGAAGgggctgaagaaaaaaaaaaaggggggaaataaCTGAAACGGAATTAGCAAAATACACCCAAACGTACGACACTGCAGCAGCAACGAGAGGCAACATAGTTGTCCTTTGTGGATTGTACTCAGAGCACCGGTTGTGTGGCGCAACTTCTCTCTGGACTTCAACTTGCTTTGACAAAGCCACAGAGGATCCGAAGATGACTTTAGGCAAGATGATTTTACAAACTTCTGTGAAAATATCTATTTTTTTGCAAGATCGTTATAAACCAATCGCACGTGGTTATTTTGAGGTGTGTTTTTGAGTTGCGGTTGGGGCTTCCGGAGGGGGTGGGGGGAGTGCTACCTCAGCAGCAAAGCTGGTGGTGACCACGTGGActgagctttttctttttcactgtgGCGACGAAAGGGGCAAAGCCCAACCCTCCCATACACAAGCCGACCATCAGGCTCTTTAATTTAGAACGTCGAAGCTTTTGTTTTCCCTTGATGTGTTGACGATGACACTCTGCAACGATCTATGGACTAGAAGCGATAGGTTGTGGTCCTCACTTAGAAATTCTATATAAAGTGGCCTTACTGATGGACAGAGTCATCTGAAGTGTTGTCTCACAGGCAGTCCGAATCTCACCACTTTTTTTTGAAAAGCAGATcgtacaaaagagaaaaacttcAGTTCAAGAATGTAGTGTTGTTGTAGTTTGCTGGATGATTACAACTGTTGTCTTTCgctgtttgatttattttttttgctgccCTTGATTTCCTTTTCAGACATCAGAGAGTAACTGAAGGTCGTTTCTGCTCCAACACCATTCTCCTGGTAACAAATGCCTCGTTTGGTTTGTCACAGATATCACCGTGAGGCGCGGGGGGGGGGCGTGGGACCACTTTAAAGGcatatttgttgttgtcattcgCCCatcttacttttttattttttctttgtagTAAAGTGGTCTCGTCAACTCCCCAGTTTTAAGACTTCTTTTATCAAGATTTTTCCACAGAGGTAATCCAGATGTCTCAGCCCTCCATGAAGTTGTGTAGAACGGGTTGCTTGTGCATGACTGCATAAGTTTCAGCAATTACTCTGCTGTGTGCATACTGCCACCAAACTGAGTACACTTCACTGACACAACAGTGGCACCCCCCCAACCCCCGGTTAAAATCTAAAACGAGTTTTTACTACAAGCAAAAGAGCTGGATTTATGTTCTGTGTGTCCCGCAAATCATTCGTCATGGAGCATTTATCCCTGCTGGATCCCTTCAAGTAGATTCTATCTGTGATGAAAAGAAACGAGGCCCTGGGTCCGTTTGTTAACCCTCGGCTTGTGTGAACTTCCTGTCCCTCTCACAATAACACGCTGAATTCCtgtgttctctttttttgtcatagtAGGTGCCCCCACCCCAACCCCACCCCAACCCCACCCCTTGTGATTTCTGCCATATGACGGATAAATTATCTCAAGTTCCAGctcttttgggggaaaaaaaacaaacaaaaaaactcaaatgATCTTATACCAAGCAtattaacaaataaaatgaaCTTTTGTCACAATACtttcattgtttattttattagatGGCTTTTGCACCTGCAGAGTGATCGTTTGTCCAAGTCAGGATTCACGACGTGTCTCCATCTTTTGAACCTCGTCGTATG includes:
- the cdv3 gene encoding protein CDV3 homolog isoform X1, giving the protein MADAPPEKSLDDFFAKRDKKKKKEKGKGKEAAAGPALAALKKTKKEKEKSTKNENQDAQIDKEDEEWKEFEQKEVDYSGLRLQALLISDEKEEEEYDKEEVGEDGEIILVSGDKVSGPWNKSGGGGGGGGGAAPPPAAPVEEEEVPEAKPAGVYRPPGARLTTTKRTVNQGPPEIFNDAQFPSLLASAKHVETRKDREMEKTFEVVKHRNRGREESGGASMQQLQLDNQYAILGDK
- the cdv3 gene encoding protein CDV3 homolog isoform X2, with protein sequence MADAPPEKSLDDFFAKRDKKKKKEKGKGKEAAAGPALAALKKTKKEKEKSTKNENQDAQIDKDEEWKEFEQKEVDYSGLRLQALLISDEKEEEEYDKEEVGEDGEIILVSGDKVSGPWNKSGGGGGGGGGAAPPPAAPVEEEEVPEAKPAGVYRPPGARLTTTKRTVNQGPPEIFNDAQFPSLLASAKHVETRKDREMEKTFEVVKHRNRGREESGGASMQQLQLDNQYAILGDK